In Fictibacillus halophilus, a single genomic region encodes these proteins:
- a CDS encoding carotenoid biosynthesis protein, translating into MQPVQQHGTIDKVLFRFFIFWYSVGLILLVFNILPPALEWANSVFLIACGVLGGFYFYRTYGNFGAIFTLFVLFGSIVAESIGVKTGLIFGHYNYSDQLGLQWLGVPVAIGFAWVMILAVSHAIAGGIVKPFKGQTAIKVPLYVVTGGLIAVVMDGIIDPVAYLVKGYWFWDGTGIYYGIPLQNFVGWFLLASFFHITLVTGLNITKKTTATQHPYWHFRTIAVFLMVTSMFVLLGLTSELYLASFGVTFASIILLSLYRINNKPISLNRDIAYSPGKR; encoded by the coding sequence TTGCAACCAGTACAGCAGCATGGCACCATCGATAAAGTACTTTTTCGGTTCTTTATCTTTTGGTATAGCGTAGGACTAATACTTCTTGTTTTTAATATTCTCCCTCCTGCTCTTGAGTGGGCAAACAGTGTGTTTTTAATCGCATGCGGTGTTCTTGGAGGATTTTATTTTTATCGCACTTATGGTAACTTTGGCGCAATTTTTACTTTATTCGTTCTGTTTGGCAGTATCGTAGCAGAGAGTATTGGCGTCAAGACTGGCCTGATTTTTGGTCACTATAATTATAGCGATCAGCTCGGCTTACAATGGTTAGGCGTACCTGTTGCCATCGGATTCGCGTGGGTGATGATTTTAGCCGTCTCTCACGCAATAGCTGGCGGAATCGTTAAACCATTTAAAGGTCAAACAGCTATAAAAGTGCCACTATACGTCGTTACAGGTGGTCTGATTGCTGTTGTAATGGATGGGATTATTGATCCTGTCGCTTACCTTGTTAAAGGTTACTGGTTCTGGGATGGAACAGGTATATATTATGGAATACCATTGCAAAACTTTGTTGGCTGGTTTCTTTTGGCTAGCTTCTTTCATATCACTTTAGTTACAGGATTGAACATAACGAAAAAAACGACGGCAACTCAGCACCCCTATTGGCATTTTCGCACGATCGCTGTGTTTTTAATGGTCACGAGCATGTTTGTTTTACTAGGATTAACATCAGAGCTGTATCTGGCTTCATTTGGTGTGACTTTCGCTAGCATCATCCTGTTAAGTTTATATCGTATAAACAATAAACCAATTTCTCTAAATCGTGATATAGCATACAGCCCGGGGAAAAGGTGA
- a CDS encoding glycosyltransferase translates to MVLICIAAALLFLAATIINSLFLPSLKKPSLGASHSERVAVFVPMRNEEKNVAGLVATLKGLTYRSISFTILDDHSDDDTYNSLLKHIDNDSRFSVLQGKELPSGWAGKVHACHQLSQSATGDYLLFIDADVRLHPHTIETSLALLKKRKASLLSGFPKFPVTLFFEKLIVPLQHFVILFHLPLLFANFTKWPPATAAHGAFMLFKSKDYHAIGGHASIKNSLVDDVDLAKAMKRARYEVVLANVTNYVSCYMYHTNKEVWNGFTKNLFPGLGRSIFLVVFLSIFYTGFYIAPLFFFIYSIFTEQLLWMLPYFITVIQKAYVDLLTGQKVYLALAMPLSAIGLVVLVNASMWKALKKQGFEWKGRSYQ, encoded by the coding sequence ATGGTGCTCATATGTATTGCAGCTGCCCTTCTCTTTTTAGCAGCTACCATAATCAATAGTCTCTTTTTACCCTCTCTAAAAAAGCCCTCTTTAGGGGCTTCTCATTCGGAGAGGGTTGCTGTTTTTGTACCGATGCGGAATGAAGAGAAAAACGTAGCCGGTCTCGTTGCCACTTTAAAAGGACTGACGTATCGTTCTATATCCTTTACCATCCTAGATGATCATTCAGATGATGATACATATAACTCTCTGTTGAAACACATCGATAACGATAGCCGTTTCAGCGTTTTACAAGGAAAGGAGCTTCCTTCTGGCTGGGCAGGAAAAGTCCATGCCTGTCACCAGCTTAGTCAAAGTGCAACAGGTGATTATCTTTTGTTTATTGATGCGGATGTTCGACTTCATCCCCATACGATTGAGACTTCACTCGCATTATTGAAGAAGCGAAAAGCTAGTCTATTATCTGGGTTTCCGAAGTTTCCTGTAACCTTATTTTTTGAAAAACTGATTGTACCGTTACAGCATTTTGTTATTTTATTTCATCTTCCGCTTCTTTTTGCAAACTTTACAAAATGGCCCCCAGCAACAGCTGCACATGGTGCGTTCATGTTGTTTAAAAGTAAGGATTACCATGCCATTGGTGGTCATGCTAGCATTAAGAACTCTTTAGTTGATGATGTCGACTTAGCCAAAGCCATGAAACGAGCGCGTTATGAGGTTGTCCTCGCTAACGTAACGAACTATGTTTCTTGTTATATGTATCATACCAATAAAGAAGTATGGAACGGATTTACTAAGAACCTGTTTCCTGGGTTGGGTCGTTCCATCTTTCTCGTTGTTTTTTTATCTATTTTTTATACCGGATTTTACATAGCACCTTTGTTTTTTTTCATATATAGCATATTCACTGAACAACTGTTATGGATGCTGCCTTACTTTATCACAGTCATCCAAAAGGCATATGTCGACCTTTTAACGGGGCAAAAAGTTTATCTTGCCTTAGCTATGCCGTTATCTGCAATAGGTTTGGTCGTACTTGTGAATGCCTCTATGTGGAAAGCACTAAAAAAGCAGGGCTTCGAATGGAAAGGACGTTCTTATCAATGA
- a CDS encoding phytoene desaturase family protein → MERTFLSMRKIAIVGGGLGGLSASISLASNGCDVHVYEKNEHFGGKLMPVALGSHTFDFGPNTITMPQIFDEVFLDAGEDPRDYFEWIKLDTHTRNVSSTGEVFEMSTDADHVMNQLKKLDPYAAQRYSDYLAEVTRLYHLAEKEFFPRTFTSMKDYLSPSLFNAFTKVRPLQSMDSFHRKYFKHPLLLQTFNRYATYIGSSPFQAPATFSLIAYLEMIQGVYYVKGGNVKIAESMVRLAEKLGVHMHSGVEVKKINVSNAEAKSLNLSNGEEVEFDAVVMNGDLLEAYPKLVEERYRPSMKNKKVESYSPSISAFVLLVGLNKRLDNLLHHQVYFSSDYKREFETLFNGEYPDDPTIYISNSSVTDPSVSPDGDNLFILVNAPPIRAGREAKSTIDYERYKNLIYDRLEMFGQHIRPHILHEKMITPHDIQAKFGAFRGALYGISANERKNTFLRPSNRSKDIRNLYFAGGTTHPGGGSPMVIMSGRNVARELLKGSVPKQLS, encoded by the coding sequence ATGGAAAGGACGTTCTTATCAATGAGAAAAATCGCGATTGTCGGGGGCGGCCTTGGCGGATTATCTGCAAGCATCTCACTTGCTAGTAATGGTTGTGACGTTCACGTATATGAAAAAAATGAGCATTTTGGCGGTAAATTGATGCCTGTAGCTTTAGGTTCTCACACGTTTGATTTCGGACCGAACACCATAACGATGCCTCAAATATTTGACGAAGTATTTCTAGATGCCGGCGAAGATCCTAGAGACTATTTTGAGTGGATCAAATTAGATACGCATACTCGAAATGTTAGCAGCACTGGGGAAGTTTTTGAGATGTCGACGGATGCAGATCATGTGATGAATCAATTAAAGAAACTCGATCCCTATGCTGCACAACGATATTCAGATTACCTTGCAGAAGTGACTCGTTTATATCATCTAGCAGAAAAAGAATTTTTTCCTAGGACTTTTACGAGTATGAAAGATTATCTTTCTCCTTCACTTTTTAATGCTTTTACAAAAGTGAGACCACTGCAATCCATGGACAGCTTTCATCGTAAATACTTCAAGCACCCGCTATTGCTGCAAACCTTTAACCGATATGCCACCTACATAGGATCATCCCCTTTTCAAGCACCTGCTACATTCTCTCTAATCGCTTATCTAGAGATGATCCAGGGCGTTTATTACGTAAAAGGCGGTAACGTGAAGATTGCCGAAAGTATGGTACGTCTAGCAGAGAAGCTTGGTGTTCATATGCATTCAGGTGTTGAAGTGAAAAAAATTAACGTTAGTAACGCCGAAGCAAAATCTCTGAACCTTTCAAATGGAGAAGAAGTGGAGTTCGATGCTGTAGTGATGAACGGAGATCTGCTCGAAGCATATCCTAAGCTCGTAGAAGAACGCTACAGACCTTCTATGAAGAACAAAAAAGTGGAGAGCTACTCTCCTTCAATTTCTGCGTTCGTTCTTTTAGTGGGACTAAACAAGCGGTTAGATAATCTGTTGCATCATCAAGTGTATTTCTCGAGCGATTACAAACGAGAATTCGAAACGTTATTCAACGGAGAATATCCCGATGATCCAACTATCTATATTTCAAATTCTTCTGTAACCGATCCATCCGTCTCCCCTGACGGAGACAACCTGTTCATATTGGTAAACGCACCGCCTATACGAGCTGGGCGTGAAGCAAAAAGCACGATTGACTATGAGCGTTATAAAAATTTAATTTATGACCGTCTTGAAATGTTCGGCCAACATATAAGGCCACATATCCTTCATGAGAAGATGATAACGCCTCACGACATACAAGCTAAGTTCGGTGCATTTCGAGGAGCATTGTATGGTATATCAGCGAATGAACGCAAAAACACGTTTCTACGCCCTTCTAACCGCTCTAAAGACATCCGTAATTTGTATTTCGCTGGAGGTACAACGCATCCTGGTGGGGGTTCTCCAATGGTCATCATGAGCGGCCGCAATGTCGCCCGCGAACTGCTGAAGGGGTCAGTCCCCAAACAATTATCATAA
- a CDS encoding GNAT family N-acetyltransferase: MKVRLLKPEDAKAYWELRLEALKSNPEAFASSYEEAVQRKDPIKEISTRFQEEGSYTFGMFDEDKLIGNVTLVQEKALKMQHRGNIYAMYVSAENRKSGVGRSLMQAVIQHAKTIPVLEKLNLTVEAKNEKAKNLYTSLGFKTYGYEEKALKVDGQFHDEEHMVLFL, from the coding sequence ATGAAAGTCCGACTCTTAAAACCTGAAGACGCAAAAGCGTATTGGGAGCTTCGACTAGAGGCATTAAAATCAAACCCAGAAGCATTTGCTTCAAGCTACGAAGAAGCAGTCCAAAGAAAAGATCCAATAAAGGAAATATCGACCAGATTTCAAGAAGAAGGCAGTTATACATTCGGTATGTTTGATGAAGATAAGTTAATTGGCAATGTTACGTTAGTCCAAGAAAAAGCATTAAAGATGCAGCACCGCGGCAACATATATGCCATGTATGTGAGCGCTGAGAACCGTAAATCTGGCGTCGGCCGCTCCCTCATGCAAGCAGTTATCCAACACGCAAAAACCATACCAGTTCTTGAAAAACTGAACTTAACGGTAGAAGCTAAAAATGAAAAAGCAAAGAACCTTTACACTTCACTCGGTTTCAAGACATACGGGTACGAAGAAAAAGCACTCAAAGTAGATGGTCAATTTCACGACGAAGAACACATGGTGTTGTTTTTATAG
- a CDS encoding phytoene/squalene synthase family protein, whose protein sequence is MVTVQESYSHCEEIIKVHSKTFYKAFSFLPEDKRRAVWAVYSFCRTVDDIVDEGDSPKEELAVFKEEFNQFLKGEIPAAEPTWIALQDVFQNFEMDHQSFLDMIKGQEMDLYKTHYETVEELQYYSYHVASTVGLMLLPILAPEQKDLLREGAISLGIGMQFTNVLRDIAEDLDRDRVYLPSTVMAEHGYTEDDLKKEVVDDRFIAAWESIAIRAEVFYAKFNETLEHYPIESRMPVQLAAIYYREILNKVRKQNYKVFNGRAFVSSAEKGDLLKQIAVK, encoded by the coding sequence TTGGTAACGGTTCAGGAATCGTATTCTCATTGTGAAGAGATCATTAAAGTTCATTCTAAAACCTTTTATAAAGCATTTTCATTTTTACCAGAAGATAAGCGACGTGCCGTTTGGGCAGTGTACTCATTTTGCAGAACGGTAGATGACATTGTAGATGAGGGAGATAGCCCGAAGGAAGAGCTAGCTGTCTTTAAGGAAGAGTTCAATCAGTTTCTTAAAGGTGAAATACCTGCAGCCGAGCCAACGTGGATCGCACTGCAGGATGTTTTTCAAAACTTTGAGATGGATCATCAATCTTTTTTAGATATGATCAAAGGCCAAGAAATGGATCTGTATAAGACGCATTATGAAACGGTGGAAGAGCTTCAGTATTATTCTTATCACGTTGCCAGTACAGTCGGATTGATGCTGCTGCCTATTTTAGCTCCTGAACAAAAAGATCTGCTTCGTGAAGGAGCGATCTCATTAGGGATTGGCATGCAGTTTACGAATGTATTGCGAGATATCGCAGAAGATTTGGATCGTGACAGAGTATATCTTCCATCAACAGTGATGGCTGAACATGGATATACAGAGGATGATTTGAAAAAAGAAGTGGTGGATGATCGTTTTATTGCGGCATGGGAGAGTATAGCGATTCGTGCGGAAGTCTTCTATGCAAAATTTAATGAAACACTAGAACATTATCCGATTGAATCACGAATGCCTGTTCAACTAGCGGCGATCTATTACCGAGAGATTCTGAACAAAGTTCGTAAGCAGAATTATAAAGTGTTTAACGGAAGAGCATTTGTATCAAGTGCTGAAAAAGGAGATCTGTTGAAGCAGATTGCTGTGAAATAA
- a CDS encoding phytoene desaturase family protein, with protein sequence MNAGIVGGGIGGLITALYLRKQGKEVTIYEKSSRLGGRLNFFEKEGYKIDSGPTIVLLPEMIYEILGEVGIQREELELILCSPMYKLNYPDGSHFYKTSDLPGQLNEISRMFPGEEQGFLRYVTDMYERFHQGKTAFLDRSFVNRRDFWTPKNLHTLTKLKAYQSVKKLAEAYFSHPRMQEAFSFQTLYIGGSPENSPAMYSLVPFSEHAHGIWYVKGGYGSVVDLLQRKLVEQGVKIRLSTPVEALSLQGNLCNGVVTEKGTHLHDMVIYNGDFPGIHNLIPGPKPVKKNYESSSGCFLLYLGLDRMFDEADVHQFFMTDHFDEHMREVFLRKKLPRDPAIYTFYPSKIDPSLAPEGKSVLYVLVPVPSGDTVDWESEKQSYADFIIDSLEKRGYPGLKDSIVWSEIRTPNDALTDGLYQGGSFGIAPTLKQSGVFRPQIKPLPYENLYAVGASIHPGGGVPIVMQSAKHLAKYLERA encoded by the coding sequence ATGAATGCTGGAATTGTTGGCGGAGGTATTGGTGGCTTAATTACAGCACTCTATTTAAGAAAACAAGGTAAAGAGGTTACGATCTACGAGAAAAGTTCTAGACTTGGCGGCAGGCTAAACTTTTTTGAAAAAGAAGGATACAAAATTGATAGTGGTCCTACAATCGTGCTACTTCCTGAAATGATCTATGAGATTTTAGGTGAAGTGGGAATTCAACGCGAGGAGCTAGAGCTGATCTTATGCAGTCCTATGTATAAGTTGAATTATCCAGATGGATCTCATTTTTATAAAACGAGTGATCTGCCCGGACAGCTGAATGAAATTAGCAGAATGTTTCCAGGTGAAGAGCAAGGATTCTTACGGTACGTAACGGATATGTACGAGCGTTTTCATCAAGGGAAAACAGCATTCTTAGATCGTTCTTTCGTAAACCGAAGGGACTTTTGGACACCTAAAAACCTGCACACACTCACAAAACTAAAAGCTTATCAATCTGTAAAAAAATTAGCAGAAGCGTATTTCAGCCATCCTAGAATGCAGGAAGCTTTTTCGTTTCAGACCTTGTATATCGGAGGATCCCCTGAAAACTCCCCTGCCATGTATTCACTCGTGCCGTTTAGTGAACACGCTCATGGTATCTGGTATGTAAAAGGCGGATATGGAAGTGTTGTAGACTTGCTGCAAAGAAAGTTAGTTGAGCAAGGGGTGAAGATCCGGTTGAGTACCCCTGTAGAAGCATTGTCATTACAAGGCAATTTGTGTAACGGGGTGGTGACAGAAAAAGGAACTCATCTGCATGATATGGTCATTTATAATGGTGATTTTCCTGGCATTCATAATCTCATTCCAGGACCAAAGCCAGTCAAGAAAAACTACGAATCTTCTTCAGGGTGTTTCCTGCTGTATCTGGGTCTAGACAGAATGTTCGATGAAGCGGACGTTCATCAGTTCTTTATGACGGATCATTTCGATGAACATATGCGAGAAGTGTTTTTACGAAAGAAGCTGCCTCGTGATCCGGCCATTTACACGTTCTATCCTTCAAAAATAGACCCGTCACTTGCGCCAGAAGGAAAAAGCGTATTATACGTACTTGTTCCGGTTCCTTCAGGAGATACAGTAGATTGGGAGTCAGAGAAACAAAGTTATGCAGATTTTATTATTGATTCATTGGAAAAAAGAGGCTATCCAGGGCTGAAGGATTCTATCGTGTGGAGCGAGATCCGCACTCCTAATGACGCACTCACTGATGGACTGTACCAAGGCGGCAGTTTTGGTATTGCGCCAACTTTAAAACAATCTGGTGTGTTTCGGCCTCAAATCAAACCTCTTCCATACGAAAATCTGTACGCGGTCGGTGCATCCATCCATCCAGGTGGTGGCGTTCCCATCGTTATGCAGAGTGCAAAACATCTAGCCAAATATCTTGAAAGGGCGTGA
- a CDS encoding phytoene desaturase family protein, whose product MKSVAVIGAGPGGLTAGMLLASKGYQVTVYEKQPFIGGRTSAFHQDGYTFDRGPTFLNMPHILEEMFQLAGRRLEDYIELKRLDPMYQLKFKDATIDSTTDQSVMYKNIEAVFPGNGEGYKRFMKKEKEKFEALMPILQNKHDSLLDYLQLKFIKALPKLTITDSLHDQLSTYFSDERLRLAFTFQAKYLGMSPWECPGAFTILSYMEHAYGVYHPVGGVNKITEAMVKVIKEYGGEVATSSGVKELIIEKGRVKGLQLDSGEKVFADEVVVNADFAHAMEKLMPKGSTKKYTSDKLMKKSYSCSAFMLYVGVDKKYDLPHHTIVFSEDYRKNVEEITKKKILSQDPSIYIHNPSVTDPTLAPEGKSALYILAPVPNNFSLIDWEHHKHDFKKLVLEQLQERTDFKDLEQHIETEYMFTPLDWENKLSVYKGATFNLGHQLTQMMYFRPHNKQKEIEGLWLVGGGTHPGSGLPTIMESARITTTMMAEKHSAMEVQSV is encoded by the coding sequence ATGAAATCTGTAGCTGTAATTGGTGCGGGTCCTGGTGGTCTAACAGCTGGAATGCTATTAGCCAGTAAGGGATATCAAGTGACAGTATACGAAAAACAACCGTTCATCGGTGGGCGTACTTCTGCTTTTCATCAAGATGGTTATACGTTTGATCGGGGTCCAACCTTTTTAAATATGCCTCACATCTTGGAAGAAATGTTTCAGCTTGCGGGAAGACGCCTAGAAGATTATATCGAGTTGAAAAGACTTGACCCGATGTATCAGCTGAAATTTAAAGATGCAACGATTGATTCTACAACAGATCAATCCGTCATGTATAAAAATATTGAAGCGGTCTTTCCTGGAAATGGAGAAGGCTATAAACGTTTTATGAAGAAAGAAAAAGAGAAGTTTGAAGCACTCATGCCCATCTTACAAAATAAGCATGACTCCCTATTGGATTATCTGCAGCTTAAATTTATAAAAGCACTGCCAAAGTTAACGATAACCGATTCTCTGCACGATCAACTCTCTACGTATTTCTCTGATGAAAGACTGCGACTCGCGTTTACGTTTCAGGCCAAATACTTAGGCATGTCCCCTTGGGAATGTCCGGGCGCATTTACGATTCTTTCTTATATGGAACACGCATACGGGGTTTATCACCCTGTAGGTGGTGTGAACAAAATTACTGAAGCAATGGTTAAAGTGATTAAAGAATACGGTGGTGAAGTAGCAACTTCATCAGGTGTAAAAGAGCTCATTATTGAAAAAGGTAGAGTGAAGGGACTTCAACTAGATTCAGGTGAAAAAGTGTTTGCGGATGAAGTAGTAGTTAATGCCGACTTCGCGCACGCTATGGAAAAGTTGATGCCTAAAGGATCTACAAAAAAGTATACGAGCGATAAATTAATGAAAAAGAGCTATTCTTGTTCTGCATTTATGCTTTACGTTGGTGTGGATAAGAAATACGACCTTCCGCATCATACGATCGTTTTTTCTGAAGATTATCGTAAGAATGTTGAAGAGATTACGAAGAAGAAGATTTTGTCTCAAGATCCTTCCATCTATATTCATAATCCTTCTGTAACAGATCCAACTCTTGCTCCTGAAGGAAAATCAGCCCTTTACATCTTAGCTCCTGTTCCTAACAATTTTAGTTTGATCGACTGGGAGCATCATAAGCATGATTTTAAAAAGCTTGTTCTAGAGCAGCTGCAGGAACGTACTGATTTTAAAGACTTGGAACAGCATATTGAAACAGAATATATGTTTACACCGCTTGATTGGGAAAACAAACTCTCAGTGTATAAGGGAGCAACGTTTAACCTCGGCCATCAATTAACTCAGATGATGTACTTTAGGCCACATAATAAACAAAAAGAGATCGAAGGGTTATGGCTCGTTGGCGGTGGAACTCATCCGGGAAGCGGTCTTCCTACAATTATGGAATCTGCCCGAATCACAACAACCATGATGGCAGAGAAACATAGTGCAATGGAGGTTCAATCCGTATGA
- a CDS encoding ATP-binding protein yields the protein MIVEKLLLHVLIVLAPVLSYSFLFEHRKIGRSPYFLGLLYGSAASLCMYFAYYDSSLYWDLRYVPVVLSIFYGGPISGIITIAALMLTRTAMGGETLFLAYIVAVVSCAVPFLIYTYFWKSSPKKRVHLSIIIGSWPALVQLIILFIYLYFNKDFLVFDQKLVLYIGVFGTIQILAVVFAAVLNESVIERNLMKDEIRRSEKQHTLGELAASIAHEVRNPLTVVKGFLQLMEGEDERHKHYYPLILSELGRAENIISDYLNFAKPEFKKIETFPLPLLVMELSILLNPYALKEGISLTHTIESDAVITTDRNQLKQALINILKNAVEATPKEGRVTIKLIEEDDSVKIIVRDTGKGMTKEQLTRVGSLFFSTKEQGTGLGTMVSTRIIESMGGRVDYTSKLDKGTKVSVTLPLTHLLSREPV from the coding sequence ATGATTGTTGAGAAGCTGCTTTTACATGTATTAATTGTTCTTGCGCCCGTATTGAGCTATAGCTTTTTGTTCGAACATCGAAAAATAGGGAGATCACCCTATTTTTTAGGCTTGTTATATGGATCGGCCGCATCACTCTGCATGTATTTTGCCTATTATGATTCCTCACTGTACTGGGATCTAAGGTATGTTCCGGTCGTCCTGTCTATTTTTTATGGTGGTCCGATTTCTGGGATCATAACGATTGCTGCTCTTATGCTGACTAGAACGGCTATGGGTGGTGAAACCCTGTTCTTAGCGTATATCGTTGCAGTTGTTTCTTGTGCTGTTCCTTTTCTCATCTATACCTACTTCTGGAAATCCAGCCCGAAAAAGAGGGTTCATCTTTCAATAATAATAGGATCTTGGCCTGCGCTCGTTCAGTTAATCATCCTTTTTATCTACCTTTATTTCAATAAAGATTTTTTAGTGTTTGATCAAAAATTAGTACTATACATAGGTGTGTTTGGCACCATTCAAATTTTAGCAGTTGTTTTCGCAGCGGTCTTAAATGAATCTGTCATTGAAAGAAACTTGATGAAGGATGAGATTCGACGTTCTGAAAAGCAGCATACGCTCGGAGAACTTGCAGCATCTATTGCACATGAAGTTCGTAATCCGCTAACTGTTGTAAAAGGATTTCTTCAGTTGATGGAAGGTGAAGACGAGCGGCACAAGCACTACTATCCACTTATCCTAAGCGAATTAGGAAGAGCTGAAAACATTATCAGCGATTACTTGAATTTTGCCAAACCTGAATTTAAAAAGATCGAAACATTTCCTCTTCCTTTATTAGTCATGGAATTGAGTATTCTATTAAACCCCTATGCGTTAAAGGAAGGTATTTCGCTCACACATACGATTGAATCAGATGCTGTCATCACTACGGACCGCAATCAGTTAAAACAAGCACTTATAAATATTTTGAAAAATGCTGTAGAGGCAACGCCAAAAGAAGGACGTGTGACGATAAAACTTATAGAAGAAGATGACAGTGTAAAGATTATTGTGAGGGATACGGGTAAAGGAATGACAAAAGAACAGCTTACTCGTGTTGGTTCTCTTTTCTTTTCAACGAAAGAGCAGGGTACTGGTTTAGGAACGATGGTATCTACGCGAATCATTGAATCAATGGGGGGAAGAGTGGATTATACGAGTAAGTTAGATAAAGGGACGAAAGTCAGTGTAACGTTGCCACTCACTCACCTTCTTAGTAGAGAACCGGTTTAA
- a CDS encoding ABC transporter ATP-binding protein, with the protein MSKDSNRPHPHNHLFGKKVKPKNWASTIKRIGSYFSDQKILLSLVLLMVIISSALSLLGPFLIGMAIDSYIVKENVEGLNKLLFGLIFVFVGQSLSTWLQNYWMIGIAQDTVLKMRNDLFNQFHRLSISFFDKRQHGELMSRVTNDIENVSSTLNSSFIQVFSSILTLIGTVGVMIYLSPILTLISLSIVPLMFFGLKWITKRTGARFKEQQRNLGEINGYIEEITSGQRIVKSFSQEKRVMEEFMARNERLRESGYWAQTFSGFIPKLMNVLNNGSFALIAGVGGVLALNGKVSIGVIVIFVEYSRQFTRPLNDLANQFNTLLSAVAGAERVFEILDESQEEMDETGAVELSSVKGKVEFQDVSFSYEKDEKTVSGLNFSVNEGETVALVGPTGAGKTTIVNLLSRFYESDSGQILIDGHDIKKVKRSSLRSHMGFVLQDSFLFEGTILENIRYGRLNATDEEVMNAAKLANAHSFVQKLPKGYKTILNQEGSGISQGQKQLLSIARAILADPSLLILDEATSSIDTITEMKIQEALQRLMQGRTSFVIAHRLNTIQQADQILVLHDGGILEKGTHNELLKNKKFYYSLYHSQLKQDA; encoded by the coding sequence ATGTCAAAGGATTCAAACAGACCTCATCCACATAATCATTTATTCGGAAAAAAAGTAAAACCAAAAAATTGGGCAAGTACGATCAAGCGAATCGGAAGTTATTTTTCTGATCAAAAAATACTTCTTAGTCTAGTATTGCTTATGGTCATCATAAGCTCAGCATTAAGCTTGCTTGGTCCTTTTTTGATTGGTATGGCTATAGATTCGTATATTGTTAAAGAAAATGTAGAGGGACTAAACAAACTTTTATTCGGTCTTATCTTTGTTTTTGTAGGTCAATCTCTTTCTACTTGGCTGCAAAACTATTGGATGATAGGAATCGCACAAGATACCGTGTTAAAAATGAGAAACGATCTGTTTAACCAGTTTCACCGATTATCGATTTCCTTTTTTGATAAACGGCAACATGGTGAACTGATGAGCCGTGTGACAAATGATATAGAAAACGTCAGTTCCACGTTGAACAGTTCGTTTATTCAAGTATTCTCAAGCATCCTCACCCTTATTGGAACAGTGGGTGTCATGATCTATTTAAGTCCGATACTGACGCTGATCTCTTTATCTATCGTTCCGCTCATGTTCTTTGGTCTAAAGTGGATTACGAAAAGAACAGGCGCCCGGTTTAAAGAACAGCAAAGAAACCTGGGAGAGATTAACGGATATATCGAAGAGATCACTTCTGGTCAGCGCATCGTAAAATCGTTTTCGCAGGAAAAAAGAGTGATGGAAGAATTTATGGCTAGGAATGAACGGTTGAGAGAGTCTGGATATTGGGCACAGACCTTCTCGGGCTTTATACCAAAATTGATGAACGTTCTTAACAATGGAAGCTTTGCATTAATAGCAGGAGTCGGCGGCGTACTTGCGTTGAATGGGAAAGTATCAATCGGTGTGATCGTTATATTTGTTGAGTATTCTAGACAATTCACGAGACCACTCAATGATTTAGCCAACCAATTTAATACGTTACTATCTGCCGTTGCTGGGGCAGAGAGAGTATTTGAAATCCTTGATGAATCACAAGAGGAGATGGATGAAACAGGTGCTGTAGAACTTTCTTCAGTAAAAGGAAAAGTAGAGTTTCAAGATGTTTCTTTCTCTTATGAAAAGGATGAGAAGACCGTTAGCGGTTTAAACTTTTCTGTAAATGAAGGAGAGACGGTAGCATTAGTAGGTCCTACTGGTGCAGGAAAAACAACCATCGTCAATCTGCTTTCCAGGTTTTATGAGAGTGATAGTGGTCAGATCTTAATCGATGGACATGATATAAAAAAAGTGAAAAGAAGCTCGCTTCGCAGTCATATGGGGTTTGTTCTTCAAGATTCTTTTTTGTTTGAAGGAACCATCCTTGAGAATATTCGGTATGGACGGTTAAATGCGACGGATGAAGAAGTGATGAATGCTGCAAAACTAGCGAACGCTCATTCTTTCGTTCAGAAGCTGCCTAAAGGTTATAAAACGATACTTAACCAAGAGGGCAGCGGCATCAGTCAGGGACAGAAACAGCTTCTATCTATCGCAAGGGCAATTTTAGCGGACCCTTCACTACTGATTCTAGATGAAGCAACAAGTTCCATTGATACAATTACCGAGATGAAGATACAAGAAGCTCTGCAGCGTCTTATGCAGGGAAGAACGAGCTTTGTAATTGCCCATCGATTAAACACGATACAACAGGCAGACCAAATCTTAGTCCTTCACGATGGTGGTATCCTCGAAAAAGGGACACACAATGAACTGCTCAAAAACAAGAAATTTTATTATTCTCTTTATCACAGTCAATTAAAGCAAGACGCTTGA